A genomic window from candidate division WOR-3 bacterium includes:
- a CDS encoding class II aldolase/adducin family protein has product MKESPLNKFIYYFNLLYKKGLSYGLSGNASLREKDKIYITPTGSPKEGIKKNDLVVIDLKKEKIISKSNKKPSVEADFHLWVYKNFKKINSIFHAHTFYANLYFLKKDKVPCDEVLKKENIILLKEKKWKERIKNKINENTKILHIKNHGTFSLGKSPEEAFAILDHFENLCRIEFVKTEGLKIKESQNLIKEIYFERDSKREFTKNVLWFVEEVGEFLQAIRKGDKSKIEEETADTFAWFLTLCNLLNLNLEEIFFKKYTQFCPRCKKKPCECQNI; this is encoded by the coding sequence TTGAAAGAATCCCCCCTCAATAAATTTATATATTATTTTAATCTTTTATATAAAAAGGGATTATCTTATGGACTTTCGGGTAATGCTTCTTTAAGAGAAAAAGATAAAATTTATATTACACCAACTGGTTCACCGAAGGAAGGTATTAAAAAAAATGATTTAGTTGTAATTGATTTAAAAAAAGAGAAAATAATATCTAAATCAAATAAAAAACCATCTGTAGAGGCAGATTTTCATTTATGGGTATATAAAAATTTTAAAAAAATAAATTCAATTTTCCATGCCCATACTTTTTATGCAAACCTTTATTTTTTAAAAAAAGATAAAGTACCATGTGATGAAGTTTTAAAAAAAGAAAATATAATTTTACTAAAAGAAAAAAAATGGAAGGAAAGAATTAAAAATAAAATAAATGAAAATACAAAAATATTACATATTAAAAATCATGGAACCTTTTCCCTTGGAAAATCACCAGAAGAAGCTTTTGCGATTTTAGATCATTTTGAAAATTTATGTAGGATTGAGTTTGTAAAGACTGAAGGTTTAAAAATAAAAGAATCTCAAAATTTAATAAAGGAAATTTACTTTGAAAGGGATTCAAAAAGAGAATTTACAAAAAATGTTTTATGGTTTGTAGAGGAAGTGGGGGAATTTTTGCAGGCAATAAGGAAAGGAGATAAATCAAAAATAGAAGAAGAAACTGCTGATACTTTTGCATGGTTTTTAACTTTATGCAATCTATTAAATTTAAACCTTGAAGAAATTTTTTTTAAAAAATACACTCAATTCTGTCCAAGATGTAAAAAGAAACCCTGTGAATGTCAGAATATTTGA
- the trpS gene encoding tryptophan--tRNA ligase, producing the protein MKRILSGLRPTGKVHIGNYFGALINWVKFQEKYFCFYEVADWHVLTTDIEHLEIMQKNIIETVTDWISAGIDPSKSVLFVQSGVKQHAEFHLLLSMLVSVTRLERNPTLKEQIRDLGKEEELISYGHLGYPVLQTADILLYKPEKIPVGEDQLPHLELSRELARRFNYLFGETFPIPEPILSPSPRVPGIDKRKMSKSLNNAIYLSDSKEEVENKIKKAFTDPQKIKMGDKGHPDGCVVFAYHNLVNREEVSEIRKGCESGKLGCVECKKNCALKMNNFLEPIRERRLKLKEDEIKDILREGTEKAKEVAEKTMEEVREKMNLWR; encoded by the coding sequence TTGAAAAGAATATTATCAGGTTTAAGACCAACTGGTAAAGTTCATATAGGAAATTATTTTGGAGCTCTTATTAACTGGGTAAAATTTCAGGAAAAATATTTTTGTTTTTATGAAGTTGCTGACTGGCATGTATTGACAACAGATATTGAACATCTTGAAATAATGCAAAAAAACATAATAGAAACTGTTACAGACTGGATTTCAGCTGGTATTGATCCATCAAAATCAGTTTTATTTGTTCAATCAGGAGTTAAACAGCACGCTGAATTTCACCTATTGCTCTCAATGCTTGTCAGTGTCACAAGGCTTGAGAGGAATCCAACTTTAAAGGAACAGATAAGAGACCTTGGAAAGGAAGAAGAATTAATTTCTTATGGACATTTAGGATATCCTGTTCTTCAAACTGCCGATATTCTTCTTTACAAACCTGAGAAAATCCCTGTTGGGGAAGACCAATTACCCCATCTTGAACTTTCAAGGGAACTTGCAAGAAGATTTAATTATCTTTTTGGCGAAACTTTTCCAATTCCTGAACCTATTCTTTCACCTTCTCCAAGGGTACCCGGTATAGATAAGAGGAAAATGTCTAAATCCCTGAATAATGCCATATATCTTTCAGATTCAAAAGAAGAGGTAGAAAACAAAATAAAAAAGGCATTTACTGATCCACAAAAGATTAAAATGGGTGATAAGGGACATCCTGATGGTTGTGTTGTTTTTGCTTATCACAATCTCGTAAATAGGGAAGAAGTTTCTGAGATAAGAAAAGGTTGTGAATCGGGAAAACTCGGATGTGTAGAGTGTAAAAAAAACTGCGCTTTAAAAATGAACAATTTCCTTGAACCAATTAGGGAAAGAAGACTCAAATTAAAGGAAGATGAAATAAAGGATATTTTAAGAGAAGGCACTGAAAAAGCAAAAGAAGTCGCAGAAAAAACCATGGAAGAGGTAAGGGAAAAGATGAATCTCTGGAGATAG
- a CDS encoding riboflavin synthase translates to MFTGIIEKTGKIIDIKPRGDGKEIKVKIESFNLKRGDSVSIDGVCLTVEEIKGNEYLFYLSKKTLKDTKFGKKLERGMIVNIEESLTLSKKIGGHLIEGHVDFFTKIRNIKKIKEEFEFSFELKKEFKDYIFKKSSIAIDGVSLTVQDEEENFFKVMIIPYTYNNTNFKFKKVGDYVNVECDFLIKGVINYIKGLLPFKNFKKT, encoded by the coding sequence GTGTTTACAGGAATAATAGAAAAAACTGGTAAAATAATTGATATAAAACCGAGAGGGGATGGTAAGGAAATAAAGGTTAAGATTGAGAGTTTTAATTTAAAAAGGGGAGATAGTGTAAGTATTGATGGTGTTTGTTTGACGGTTGAAGAAATAAAAGGTAATGAATATCTATTTTATCTTTCTAAAAAAACTTTAAAAGATACAAAATTCGGGAAAAAACTTGAAAGGGGGATGATTGTTAATATTGAGGAATCACTAACGCTTTCAAAAAAGATAGGTGGACATTTAATTGAGGGGCATGTTGATTTTTTTACAAAAATAAGAAATATAAAAAAAATAAAGGAGGAATTTGAATTTTCCTTTGAATTAAAAAAAGAATTTAAAGATTACATTTTTAAAAAATCTTCAATAGCAATTGATGGGGTTTCTTTAACAGTTCAGGATGAAGAGGAAAATTTTTTTAAGGTAATGATTATACCCTATACTTATAATAATACCAATTTTAAATTTAAAAAGGTAGGCGATTATGTAAATGTAGAGTGTGATTTTTTAATAAAGGGAGTTATAAATTATATAAAAGGACTTTTACCTTTTAAAAATTTTAAAAAAACATAA